The [Bacillus] selenitireducens MLS10 genome includes a region encoding these proteins:
- a CDS encoding TIGR01440 family protein produces the protein MNQSELTEQLIKGLDALQDQADLKPGDLLVAGVSTSEVRGAKIGSDGTLDVAEALWDGFAAFAGKTGVSLAFQGCEHINRAVTVTRETAVRLGLEPVTVVPVAKAGGSMAALAYRKMHDPVVVEEVKADAGIDIGDTFIGMQLKHVAVPVRTGITAIGEAHVTFARTRPKLIGGARAVYTME, from the coding sequence GTGAACCAGTCCGAACTGACAGAACAGCTGATAAAAGGCCTTGATGCCCTTCAGGATCAAGCAGACTTAAAACCGGGAGACCTCCTTGTTGCCGGGGTGAGTACCAGTGAGGTGCGGGGTGCGAAAATCGGCAGTGACGGCACCCTTGATGTCGCAGAGGCACTTTGGGACGGTTTCGCGGCGTTTGCCGGGAAAACCGGCGTATCCCTTGCCTTTCAGGGCTGTGAGCATATCAACCGTGCAGTAACGGTGACGCGTGAGACGGCCGTCCGCCTTGGACTTGAGCCCGTGACCGTCGTCCCGGTTGCCAAAGCCGGAGGCTCGATGGCAGCCCTTGCCTACCGAAAGATGCATGACCCGGTTGTGGTTGAAGAAGTGAAGGCGGATGCGGGGATCGACATCGGCGATACGTTTATCGGCATGCAGTTGAAGCATGTGGCTGTTCCGGTGAGAACCGGGATCACAGCGATCGGTGAGGCCCACGTGACCTTTGCAAGAACAAGGCCAAAACTGATCGGCGGCGCGCGGGCCGTCTATACAATGGAATAA
- the rpiB gene encoding ribose 5-phosphate isomerase B, producing the protein MKIVIGSDHAGYHLKGAIIDVVKELGHEIVDVGTDSPDSVDYADFGLQAAEMVANKEADRGIVICGTGIGMSISANKVKGIRCALVHDLFTAKATREHNDTNVLAMGERVIGPGLAQEIAKTWLTTEFEGGRHERRIMKVMNYEDGTYHV; encoded by the coding sequence ATGAAAATTGTAATCGGTTCAGACCATGCAGGATACCATTTGAAAGGTGCAATTATTGACGTCGTTAAGGAGCTCGGTCATGAGATCGTTGATGTGGGGACAGACAGTCCGGATTCTGTCGATTATGCTGATTTTGGCCTTCAGGCTGCCGAAATGGTGGCTAATAAGGAAGCAGACCGCGGCATTGTCATTTGCGGAACAGGAATCGGCATGTCCATTTCTGCGAATAAAGTAAAGGGCATTCGCTGCGCACTGGTGCATGACCTCTTTACAGCAAAAGCAACCAGGGAACACAACGATACCAACGTGCTGGCGATGGGAGAGCGCGTTATTGGCCCGGGACTCGCGCAGGAGATTGCGAAAACGTGGCTGACGACTGAATTTGAAGGCGGACGCCACGAGCGTCGGATTATGAAAGTGATGAACTATGAAGATGGGACGTATCACGTATAA